Proteins from a genomic interval of Desulfofustis limnaeus:
- a CDS encoding IS1595 family transposase: MARNKIQFQPGLSLTEFFNKYGTEEQCRQALFRWRWPNGFVCPDCGQSSFCKLKCRMLFQCNRCHTQTSLTSGTIFAATKLPIATWFLGIYLVTQSKTSVSALSLSRTLGVASNTALLMKHKLQQVMKLRDDSKPLAGLVQIDDSYWGGKKHDGNRGRGATGKIPFIAAVAASDEGHPLNMRFTRVRSFSLKAVGDWAAVHVAPGSRVISDGLGCFNAIGRAGYDHTAIITGGGPDSVKIPEFKWLNTIIGNVKNSLRGTFHAISAKHFPRYLAEFCYRFNRRFDLRQLIPRFCFIAVRTQPFPARVLKMAELHA, translated from the coding sequence ATGGCCAGAAATAAAATCCAATTTCAACCCGGACTCAGTTTGACGGAATTTTTTAATAAATACGGCACCGAAGAACAGTGTCGCCAAGCCCTTTTCCGATGGCGATGGCCTAATGGCTTCGTCTGCCCTGACTGCGGACAGAGTTCGTTCTGTAAACTGAAATGCCGCATGCTGTTTCAATGTAATCGCTGCCATACTCAGACATCGCTGACTTCCGGAACCATCTTTGCTGCCACCAAACTGCCCATTGCAACTTGGTTTCTTGGTATCTACCTGGTGACTCAATCCAAAACCAGTGTATCAGCGCTCAGTCTCTCGCGGACACTGGGTGTTGCCAGCAATACCGCACTGCTCATGAAGCATAAACTCCAGCAGGTCATGAAATTGCGTGACGATAGTAAGCCCCTTGCCGGTCTCGTGCAGATTGACGACTCCTATTGGGGTGGCAAAAAACATGACGGTAATCGCGGTCGAGGTGCCACCGGTAAGATTCCGTTTATTGCTGCCGTGGCAGCCAGCGACGAAGGGCACCCGCTGAATATGCGTTTTACTCGTGTCCGATCATTCTCCTTGAAAGCTGTTGGTGACTGGGCTGCTGTACATGTGGCGCCAGGTTCTCGCGTTATCTCCGATGGTCTTGGTTGTTTCAACGCCATTGGCCGAGCCGGATATGACCATACGGCAATCATCACCGGAGGTGGCCCGGATAGTGTCAAGATCCCTGAATTCAAGTGGCTCAACACCATCATCGGCAACGTGAAGAACTCTTTACGAGGAACCTTCCATGCCATCAGCGCAAAGCATTTCCCCCGGTATTTGGCAGAATTTTGTTATCGGTTCAACAGGCGTTTTGATCTGCGTCAGTTGATACCGCGATTTTGTTTCATAGCTGTGAGAACTCAACCCTTCCCGGCCCGGGTTTTGAAAATGGCTGAGCTTCATGCGTAA